The following are from one region of the Juglans regia cultivar Chandler chromosome 10, Walnut 2.0, whole genome shotgun sequence genome:
- the LOC108987017 gene encoding protein MAIN-LIKE 2-like, whose amino-acid sequence MELAVMDPYAASAGPIDSSVLYDQEKHVSSAVWEGQERGALRCHEHTSKLDQWTLTVKQIELVEKAGFGYLRLIPAVSLDNPLISALVERWRRETNTFHLNVGEMTVTLKDVALLLGLAIDGEPVIGITYTTCSSVCEKYLGRAPESIYTSGGMVKLSWLKEFFSRCPEDAPIEVIEQHTRAYLLYLVGSTIFSTTTGNKVPVMYLQLFENFDHCGNYAWGAAALGFLYRALGNASLRSQSTISGCLTLLQCWSYFHLNVGRPKLNHDPMHDCFPFVLRWKGKQTGPTANRDVVFYRKALDSLKPCDVEWLPYRNMDSMVIPEDIKSTLILGRSKTMLICFDKAERHLPNRCLRQYGMLQSIPEDVQRWERKSRGVDGGVDLSGKMESELNEWLDRRLHIVEGDDVADESMYMQWYLRITRKFVGRPISLSSEFQRTNAGLRDIAHIADTFSTKGLDPQQIESISRIRYIAHECLRDQVGGPAMVSVSPETELGKRVRGKERVRRKASGKRFRKDDQVQYNEASDDDQSQFGGAGIVGDQLQFHHAGREVDPLQICPIHSEEMPLQIIHAADEGENAQLCNADTEVQHLEVGHTAGKEENAEMGHAVCEEENTELSHRASKEEKAEINHAADKVDDKQLTKTPKEVDDSQHASKGVNGSQLSDAIKEIVDSQPDITNQVVEEQYSVATNEVGDATDEVIESQHSFATNEVGDATKEVIEPGLPVATNEVNDSQLLHDSSESDPHTAKEELDVIPPSSLETCDDIAQKGTCSVVV is encoded by the exons ATGGAACTGGCAGTGATGGACCCCTATGCGGCCAGTGCTGGACCAATTGATAGTTCAGTACTCTATGATCAGGAGAAACATGTTTCATCAGCAGTTTGGGAAGGGCAG GAGCGTGGTGCACTTCGGTGTCACGAACACACTTCAAAACTTGATCAGTGGACACTTACAGTAAAACAGATCGAGTTGGTAGAGAAGGCTGGATTTGGCTACTTGAGATTGATTCCAGCAGTTAGTCTAGACAACCCACTTATCTCTGCACTAGttgagaggtggaggagagaaACCAATACCTTTCACTTGAATGTCGGAGAAATGACCGTAACCCTTAAAGATGTTGCGCTTTTGCTTGGCCTTGCAATTGATGGAGAACCTGTAATAGGCATAACATATACCACATGCAGCTCAGTTTGTGAGAAGTACCTTGGGAGAGCTCCAGAGTCCATTTACACGAGTGGTGGAATGGTGAAACTAAGTTGGTTGAAAGAGTTCTTTTCTCGATGTCCTGAAGATGCGCCAATTGAAGTGATTGAACAGCATACACGTGCTTACCTTCTATATCTTGTAGGCAGCACAATATTTTCCACCACCACTGGGAATAAAGTCCCTGTCATGTATCTTCAAttgtttgagaattttgatCACTGTGGAAATTATGCGTGGGGAGCAGCAGCATTGGGATTCCTGTACAGGGCCCTTGGGAATGCCTCTCTTAGATCTCAAAGTACTATCAGTGGCTGTTTGACACTACTACAG TGTTGGAGCTACTTCCACTTGAATGTTGGGCGACCAAAGCTCAATCACGATCCGATGCATGATTGCTTTCCATTTGTACTTAGGTGGAAAGGAAAACAGACTGGCCCAACCGCAAACCGTGATGTAGTATTTTACCGTAAGGCCTTGGATTCCTTAAAACCTTGTGAT GTGGAGTGGCTTCCTTACAGAAATATGGATAGTATGGTAATTCCTGAAGATATTAAAAGTACTCTAATTCTTGGGAGGTCCAAGACAATGTTGATATGCTTTGACAAGGCAGAAAGACATCTCCCAAATCGATGTCTAAGGCAATATGGCATGCTTCAATCAATCCCAGAGGATGTGCAGCGATGGGAGAGAAAGAGTCGTGGTGTTGATGGTGGGGTTGACTTGTCAGGGAAAATGGAATCAGAGCTTAACGAATGGTTGGACCGAAGACTCCATATTGTGGAAGGTGATGATGTTGCAGACGAGAGCATGTACATGCAGTGGTATCTGAGAATTACTCGTAAATTTGTAGGGAGGCCTATTTCTCTTTCATCCGAGTTCCAAAGAACA AATGCTGGTTTGAGGGATATTGCACACATAGCAGATACATTCTCGACAAAAGGTTTGGATCCCCAACAAATTGAATCAATTTCGAGGATTAGGTATATTGCACATGAGTGTCTTAGGGACCAAGTTGGAGGTCCAGCCATGGTTTCAGTAAGCCCGGAAACTGAACTTGGGAAAAGGGTAAGAGGAAAGGAGAGGGTGAGAAGGAAGGCTAGTGGAAAACGGTTCCGGAAGGACGATCAAGTGCAGTACAATGAAGCTAGCGATGATGATCAATCTCAATTTGGTGGTGCTGGCATTGTGGGTGATCAACTACAATTTCACCATGCCGGTAGAGAGGTGGATCCTTTGCAGATATGTCCTATACATAGCGAAGAGATGCCTTTGCAGATAATTCATGCTGCAGATGAGGGTGAGAATGCACAGCTTTGCAATGCAGATACTGAGGTTCAACATTTAGAGGTAGGTCATACAGCTGGCAAGGAAGAAAATGCAGAGATGGGACATGCAGTCTGTGAGGAAGAAAATACAGAGCTAAGCCATAGAGCTAGTAAGGAAGAGAAAGCAGAGATAAACCATGCAGCTGATAAGGTTGATGACAAACAGCTTACCAAAACACCCAAGGAGGTCGATGACTCACAGCATGCATCAAAAGGGGTAAATGGTTCTCAGCTTTCAGATGCTATTAAAGAGATTGTTGATTCACAACCTGATATAACTAACCAGGTTGTTGAAGAACAGTATTCTGTTGCGACCAATGAAGTAGGTGATGCAACAGATGAGGTTATTGAATCACAGCATTCTTTTGCAACTAATGAGGTTGGTGATGCGACTAAGGAGGTTATAGAACCAGGGCTTCCAGTTGCAACGAATGAGGTAAATGATTCACAGCTTTTGCATGATAGTAGTGAGAGTGATCCACATACTGctaaagaagaattagatgttATTCCACCATCATCTCTCGAAACTTGTGATGATATTGCACAGAAGGGTACTTGTAGCGTTGtagtataa